One stretch of Lemur catta isolate mLemCat1 chromosome 2, mLemCat1.pri, whole genome shotgun sequence DNA includes these proteins:
- the ENPP4 gene encoding bis(5'-adenosyl)-triphosphatase ENPP4, protein MKFLVILLFSGLITGCRGNASYNLPPKLLLVSFDGFRADYLKNYEFPHLQNFIKEGVLVENVKNVFITKTFPNHYSIVTGLYEESHGIVANSMYDVVTKKHFSDSNDKDPFWWNEAVPIWVTNQLQENRSSAAAMWPGTDVPIHNTVPSYFMNYSSSVSFEERLNNITMWLNNSSPPVTFATLYWEEPDASGHKYGPEDKEHMRRVLKEVDDLIGKLVQKLKMLGLWENLNVIITSDHGMTQCSQDRVINLDLCIDNSSYTLIDLSPVAAILPKINRTKVYNVLKNCSTHMNVYLKEDIPNRFYYQHNDRIQPIILVADEGWTIALNKSSQKLGDHGYDNSLPSMHPFLAAHGPAFHRGYKHSTIDIVDIYPMMCHILGLKPHPNNGTFGRTKCLLIDQWCINLPEAIGIVIGALLVLTTLTCLMIIMQNRLSVPRPFSRLQLQEDDDDPLIG, encoded by the exons ATGAAGTTTTTAGTAATACTTTTGTTTTCTGGACTTATAACGGGTTGTAGAGGTAACGCCTCCTATAATTTGCCACCCAAGTTATTACTGGTGTCGTTTGATGGCTTCAGAGCTGACTATCTGAAGAACTATGAATTTCCTCATCTCCAGAACTTTATCAAAGAAGGTGTCTTGGTAgagaatgttaaaaatgtttttatcacaAAAACGTTTCCAAACCACTACAGTATTGTGACGGGTTTATATGAAGAAAGTCATGGCATTGTGGCTAATTCCATGTATGATGTAGTCACAAAGAAACACTTTTCCGACTCTAATGACAAGGATCCTTTTTGGTGGAATGAGGCAGTCCCTATTTGGGTGACCAATCAGCTTCAGGAAAACAGATCAAGTGCTGCTGCTATGTGGCCTGGTACTGATGTACCCATTCATAATACTGTACCTTCCTATTTTATGAATTATAGCTCCTCAGTGTCATTTGAGGAGAGACTAAACAATATTACCATGTGGCTAAACAATTCGAGCCCACCAGTCACCTTCGCAACACTCTATTGGGAAGAACCAGATGCGAGTGGCCACAAATACGGACCCGAAGATAAAGAACACATGCGCAGAGTGTTGAAAGAAGTAGATGATCTTATTGGCAAATTAGTCCAAAAACTCAAGATGTTAGGATTGTGGGAAAATCTGAATGTGATCATTACAAGTGATCATGGGATGACCCAGTGTTCTCAGGACAGAGTGATAAATTTGGATCTCTGCATCGATAATTCAAGCTACACTCTCATAGATTTGAGCCCAGTTGCTGCAATACTTCCCAAAATAA ataGAACAAAAGTTTATAATGTACTGAAAAACTGTAGCACTCACATGAATGTTTATCTCAAAGAAGACATTCCTAACAGATTTTATTACCAACATAATGATAGAATTCAGCCTATTATTTTGGTTGCTGATGAAGGCTGGACAATTGCGCTCAATAAATCATCACAAAAAT tagGTGACCATGGTTATGATAATTCTTTGCCTAGTATGCATCCGTTTCTAGCTGCCCACGGACCTGCATTTCACAGAGGCTACAAGCACAGCACAATTGACATTGTGGATATTTATCCAATGATGTGCCACATCCTGGGATTAAAACCACATCCCAATAATGGGACCTTTGGTCGTACGAAGTGCTTGTTAATTGACCAGTGGTGCATAAATCTCCCAGAAGCCATTGGGATTGTTATCGGTGCACTCTTGGTGTTAACGACGCTAACATGCCTCATGATAATTATGCAGAATAGACTATCTGTACCCCGGCCATTTTCCCGACTTCAGCTacaagaagatgatgatgatccTTTAATTGGGTGA